Proteins encoded in a region of the Vicia villosa cultivar HV-30 ecotype Madison, WI linkage group LG5, Vvil1.0, whole genome shotgun sequence genome:
- the LOC131602402 gene encoding disease resistance protein RPV1-like isoform X1 gives MFVLAFTAAMTMTCNSSTKMRWKYDVFVSFRGEDTRNNFTDHLFGTLHKKGIVVFRDDTELKKGEHISFELLQAIEASRVLIVIFSTNYASSSWCLQELAKIADCIHVPGQSVLPIFYDVSPSEVRKQSGDYEKAFQVQEERFNENLEEMQRWRGALTQVANLSGWDVRDKPQYAEIGKIINEVTCLLGSKSLNLPRDLVGMHSRVEELENLLILDSDDDDDVRVVGISGMGGIGKTTLATALYARISNQFDACCFIDDVSKIYGDHGPIGVQKQLLCQTLNEENLQICNLSMASNLIRTRLCRIKSLVVLDNVDEVEQLDKLDMKREWLGTGSRIIIISRNGHILREHGADEVYKVRLLDRKCALQLFCRKAFKSDDIMSGYIYLTYEVLAYANGLPLAIQVLGSFLYGRDASEWRSALSRLRENPMTSIMNVLRISFDGLEDTEKEIFLDIACFFYRDTERYVKKILNFRGFHPEIGLRVLIDKSFITCENQIICMHDLFRELGKSIVKEKSPKEPRKWNRLWDYKDVHNVISENMATENLEAIVMQYHPANDREIQKMTTLRADALAQMSRLKLLKLVMFNFSGSLNFLSSELGYLYWDKYPFASLPSSFQPNKLVELILKHSNIKKLWEGTKCLPNLTHIDLSDSKNLIMMPNFEEIPNLESLNLEGCIKLVKIDPSIGTLRMLSRLNLKNCTNLVSIPNNIFGLNSLKHLILSGCPNLFNNLLEIQSQIEHPEKLDNKESTTQYQLTSFIYKFLKPHFQFLIFRKPEESVGLLLPSLSHLSCLQYLDLSFCNLLKIPNAIGLLHCLETLYLGGNNFVTLPSSMKELSKLRELNLQHCKYLKYLPELPSKAVLPIRKTFFGRYSAGLYIFDCPGLIEMESCYGIAFSWMILLLQVHLQSDIPISHMNIVIPKTQIPRWFNKQNVGSSISIDPSSIMHDKNWIGVACCLTFVAHDNPTNLSDELSPNIAFGFQCKRRGIYPIIPIRLGKELVTVDLDHLLLIFFSREEFIGMISDITEGLDDISGIELKAIVDQPLGMHLEVKNCGYRWIFKEDLEQLNPQMMYSGNSSVQPYY, from the exons ATGTTTGTTTTAGCTTTTACAGCTGCAATGACAATGACTTGCAATAGTTCAACTAAGATGAGATGGAAATATGATGTGTTTGTGAGCTTCAGAGGTGAAGACACGCGCAACAATTTCACTGATCACCTCTTTGGCACTCTTCATAAAAAAGGCATTGTTGTCTTCAGAGATGATACAGAGCTCAAGAAAGGGGAACATATATCATTTGAGCTTTTACAAGCTATTGAAGCATCCCGTGTTTTGATTGTAATCTTCTCAACAAACTACGCTTCTTCCTCATGGTGCTTGCAAGAACTCGCTAAAATTGCTGACTGCATCCATGTTCCTGGACAATCTGTTCTACCTATTTTCTATGATGTCAGTCCTTCTGAGGTACGGAAACAAAGCGGAGATTATGAAAAAGCCTTTCAGGTGCAGGAAGAAAGATTCAATGAAAATTTAGAGGAAATGCAAAGATGGAGGGGAGCCTTAACACAAGTAGCCAATCTCTCTGGTTGGGATGTAAGGGATAA GCCACAATATGCAGAGATTGGAAAAATTATTAATGAGGTAACATGCTTATTGGGAAGCAAATCTTTAAATTTACCTAGGGATTTAGTTGGGATGCACTCAAGAGTGGAAGAATTAGAAAACCTTCTGATTTTGGActcagatgatgatgatgatgttcgaGTTGTAGGGATTTCTGGAATGGGTGGAATAGGGAAGACAACTCTTGCTACTGCTTTGTATGCTAGAATCTCTAATCAATTTGATGCTTGctgctttattgatgatgtaAGTAAAATTTATGGAGATCATGGCCCAATTGGAGTACAGAAGCAACTTCTTTGTCAAACTCTAAATGAAGAAAATCTTCAGATATGCAATCTTTCTATGGCTTCTAATTTGATTCGAACGAGGCTATGTCGAATAAAATCCCTTGTTGTTCTTGATAACGTGGATGAAGTTGAACAACTGGATAAATTGGATATGAAACGAGAATGGTTAGGCACGGGGAGTAGAATAATCATAATTTCTAGAAATGGGCACATCTTGAGAGAGCATGGAGCAGATGAAGTATACAAAGTTCGACTCTTGGATCGTAAATGCGCCCTTCAACTGTTTTGTAGGAAAGCTTTCAAAAGTGATGATATCATGAGCGGTTACATATACTTGACATATGAAGTACTAGCGTATGCCAATGGCCTTCCCCTAGCAATTCAAGTGTTGGGCTCATTTCTGTATGGTCGAGATGCCTCTGAGTGGAGAAGTGCACTGTCAAGATTAAGAGAGAACCCAATGACAAGTATTATGAATGTACTCCGAATTAGTTTTGATGGACTTGAGGATACGGAAAAAGAAATATTTCTTGATATTGCTTGTTTCTTTTATAGAGACACTGAGAGATACGtgaagaaaattttaaattttcgtgGATTTCATCCTGAAATTGGTTTAAGAGTTCTTATTGATAAATCATTCATAACTTGTGAGAATCAGATAATTTGTATGCATGATTTGTTTAGAGAATTGGGGAAGAGTATCGTTAAAGAAAAATCACCCAAAGAACCAAGAAAGTGGAACAGGTTGTGGGACTACAAGGATGTCCATAATGTTATCTCAGAAAACATG GCAACAGAAAACCTTGAAGCCATAGTTATGCAGTATCATCCAGCAAATGATAGAGAAATACAAAAGATGACAACATTGAGGGCCGATGCTTTAGCACAAATGAGTCGCCTTAAATTGCTCAAGCTGGTGATGTTTAATTTCTCGGGAAGTCTCAATTTTCTTTCAAGTGAATTGGGCTATTTATATTGGGATAAATATCCTTTTGCTAGTTTGCCATCAAGTTTTCAGCCGAATAAACTTGTTGAACTGATCCTTAAACACAGCAACATCAAGAAACTATGGGAGGGCACAAAG TGTCTACCTAATTTGACACATATTGATCTCTCTGACTCAAAAAATCTTATTATGATGCCAAATTTTGAGGAGATTCCAAATCTTGAGAGCCTAAATCTTGAAGGATGTATAAAACTCGTGAAGATTGATCCATCCATCGGTACCTTGAGAATGCTTTCCagattaaatttgaaaaattgtACAAATTTGGTCAGTATTCCTAACAACATTTTTGGTCTGAATTCTCTCAAACATTTAATTCTCTCAGGCTgtccaaatttatttaataatctgTTAGAAATACAAAGCCAAATAGAACATCCGGAGAAGCTTGATAACAAGGAAAGTACTACCCAATACCAACTAACATCCTTCATCTACAAATTTCTAAAGCCACACTTTCAATTTCTGATATTTCGAAAACCTGAAGAGTCAGTTGGTTTATTGTTGCCTTCATTGTCTCATTTGTCATGTTTGCAATATCTTGACCTGAGTTTCTGCAATCTTCTTAAAATCCCTAATGCAATCGGGTTGTTACATTGCTTAGAAACCCTTTATTTGGGGGGTAACAATTTTGTGACACTACCTTCTAGCATGAAAGAACTTTCCAAACTTAGAGAATTAAACTTGCAGCACTGTAAGTACCTGAAATATTTGCCCGAGCTCCCATCAAAAGCTGTTCTGCCAATAAGAAAAACATTTTTTGGTAGATATTCAGCTGGTTTATATATATTTGACTGCCCTGGTTTGATTGAGATGGAAAGCTGTTATGGAATTGCTTTTTCTTGGATGATACTACTCCTTCAG GTTCACCTGCAATCAGACATCCCAATAAGTCATATGAATATTGTTATTCCGAAAACTCAAATTCCAAGGTGGTTCAACAAACAAAATGTAGGTAGTTCAATAAGTATCGATCCATCATCCATTATGCATGACAAGAATTGGATAGGCGTTGCTTGCTGCTTAACATTTGTAGCACATGATAATCCGACTAATTTAAGTGATGAACTGTCACCTAATATTGCGTTTGGTTTTCAATGTAAACGGCGTGGGATCTATCCAATTATTCCCATACGTCTTGGAAAAGAGCTGGTCACAGTTGATTTAGATCACTTGTTGCTAATTTTTTTCAGTAGGGAGGAATTTATTGGTATGATAAGTGATATAACAGAGGGATTGGATGATATTAGTGGAATTGAATTGAAAGCTATAGTTGATCAGCCCCTTGGTATGCACTTGGAGGTAAAAAATTGTGGTTATCGTTGGATATTTAAGGAGGATCTGGAACAATTAAACCCGCAAATGATGTACAGCGGAAATTCGTCTGTTCAGCCATATTATTGA
- the LOC131602402 gene encoding disease resistance protein Roq1-like isoform X2 yields the protein MTMTCNSSTKMRWKYDVFVSFRGEDTRNNFTDHLFGTLHKKGIVVFRDDTELKKGEHISFELLQAIEASRVLIVIFSTNYASSSWCLQELAKIADCIHVPGQSVLPIFYDVSPSEVRKQSGDYEKAFQVQEERFNENLEEMQRWRGALTQVANLSGWDVRDKPQYAEIGKIINEVTCLLGSKSLNLPRDLVGMHSRVEELENLLILDSDDDDDVRVVGISGMGGIGKTTLATALYARISNQFDACCFIDDVSKIYGDHGPIGVQKQLLCQTLNEENLQICNLSMASNLIRTRLCRIKSLVVLDNVDEVEQLDKLDMKREWLGTGSRIIIISRNGHILREHGADEVYKVRLLDRKCALQLFCRKAFKSDDIMSGYIYLTYEVLAYANGLPLAIQVLGSFLYGRDASEWRSALSRLRENPMTSIMNVLRISFDGLEDTEKEIFLDIACFFYRDTERYVKKILNFRGFHPEIGLRVLIDKSFITCENQIICMHDLFRELGKSIVKEKSPKEPRKWNRLWDYKDVHNVISENMATENLEAIVMQYHPANDREIQKMTTLRADALAQMSRLKLLKLVMFNFSGSLNFLSSELGYLYWDKYPFASLPSSFQPNKLVELILKHSNIKKLWEGTKCLPNLTHIDLSDSKNLIMMPNFEEIPNLESLNLEGCIKLVKIDPSIGTLRMLSRLNLKNCTNLVSIPNNIFGLNSLKHLILSGCPNLFNNLLEIQSQIEHPEKLDNKESTTQYQLTSFIYKFLKPHFQFLIFRKPEESVGLLLPSLSHLSCLQYLDLSFCNLLKIPNAIGLLHCLETLYLGGNNFVTLPSSMKELSKLRELNLQHCKYLKYLPELPSKAVLPIRKTFFGRYSAGLYIFDCPGLIEMESCYGIAFSWMILLLQVHLQSDIPISHMNIVIPKTQIPRWFNKQNVGSSISIDPSSIMHDKNWIGVACCLTFVAHDNPTNLSDELSPNIAFGFQCKRRGIYPIIPIRLGKELVTVDLDHLLLIFFSREEFIGMISDITEGLDDISGIELKAIVDQPLGMHLEVKNCGYRWIFKEDLEQLNPQMMYSGNSSVQPYY from the exons ATGACAATGACTTGCAATAGTTCAACTAAGATGAGATGGAAATATGATGTGTTTGTGAGCTTCAGAGGTGAAGACACGCGCAACAATTTCACTGATCACCTCTTTGGCACTCTTCATAAAAAAGGCATTGTTGTCTTCAGAGATGATACAGAGCTCAAGAAAGGGGAACATATATCATTTGAGCTTTTACAAGCTATTGAAGCATCCCGTGTTTTGATTGTAATCTTCTCAACAAACTACGCTTCTTCCTCATGGTGCTTGCAAGAACTCGCTAAAATTGCTGACTGCATCCATGTTCCTGGACAATCTGTTCTACCTATTTTCTATGATGTCAGTCCTTCTGAGGTACGGAAACAAAGCGGAGATTATGAAAAAGCCTTTCAGGTGCAGGAAGAAAGATTCAATGAAAATTTAGAGGAAATGCAAAGATGGAGGGGAGCCTTAACACAAGTAGCCAATCTCTCTGGTTGGGATGTAAGGGATAA GCCACAATATGCAGAGATTGGAAAAATTATTAATGAGGTAACATGCTTATTGGGAAGCAAATCTTTAAATTTACCTAGGGATTTAGTTGGGATGCACTCAAGAGTGGAAGAATTAGAAAACCTTCTGATTTTGGActcagatgatgatgatgatgttcgaGTTGTAGGGATTTCTGGAATGGGTGGAATAGGGAAGACAACTCTTGCTACTGCTTTGTATGCTAGAATCTCTAATCAATTTGATGCTTGctgctttattgatgatgtaAGTAAAATTTATGGAGATCATGGCCCAATTGGAGTACAGAAGCAACTTCTTTGTCAAACTCTAAATGAAGAAAATCTTCAGATATGCAATCTTTCTATGGCTTCTAATTTGATTCGAACGAGGCTATGTCGAATAAAATCCCTTGTTGTTCTTGATAACGTGGATGAAGTTGAACAACTGGATAAATTGGATATGAAACGAGAATGGTTAGGCACGGGGAGTAGAATAATCATAATTTCTAGAAATGGGCACATCTTGAGAGAGCATGGAGCAGATGAAGTATACAAAGTTCGACTCTTGGATCGTAAATGCGCCCTTCAACTGTTTTGTAGGAAAGCTTTCAAAAGTGATGATATCATGAGCGGTTACATATACTTGACATATGAAGTACTAGCGTATGCCAATGGCCTTCCCCTAGCAATTCAAGTGTTGGGCTCATTTCTGTATGGTCGAGATGCCTCTGAGTGGAGAAGTGCACTGTCAAGATTAAGAGAGAACCCAATGACAAGTATTATGAATGTACTCCGAATTAGTTTTGATGGACTTGAGGATACGGAAAAAGAAATATTTCTTGATATTGCTTGTTTCTTTTATAGAGACACTGAGAGATACGtgaagaaaattttaaattttcgtgGATTTCATCCTGAAATTGGTTTAAGAGTTCTTATTGATAAATCATTCATAACTTGTGAGAATCAGATAATTTGTATGCATGATTTGTTTAGAGAATTGGGGAAGAGTATCGTTAAAGAAAAATCACCCAAAGAACCAAGAAAGTGGAACAGGTTGTGGGACTACAAGGATGTCCATAATGTTATCTCAGAAAACATG GCAACAGAAAACCTTGAAGCCATAGTTATGCAGTATCATCCAGCAAATGATAGAGAAATACAAAAGATGACAACATTGAGGGCCGATGCTTTAGCACAAATGAGTCGCCTTAAATTGCTCAAGCTGGTGATGTTTAATTTCTCGGGAAGTCTCAATTTTCTTTCAAGTGAATTGGGCTATTTATATTGGGATAAATATCCTTTTGCTAGTTTGCCATCAAGTTTTCAGCCGAATAAACTTGTTGAACTGATCCTTAAACACAGCAACATCAAGAAACTATGGGAGGGCACAAAG TGTCTACCTAATTTGACACATATTGATCTCTCTGACTCAAAAAATCTTATTATGATGCCAAATTTTGAGGAGATTCCAAATCTTGAGAGCCTAAATCTTGAAGGATGTATAAAACTCGTGAAGATTGATCCATCCATCGGTACCTTGAGAATGCTTTCCagattaaatttgaaaaattgtACAAATTTGGTCAGTATTCCTAACAACATTTTTGGTCTGAATTCTCTCAAACATTTAATTCTCTCAGGCTgtccaaatttatttaataatctgTTAGAAATACAAAGCCAAATAGAACATCCGGAGAAGCTTGATAACAAGGAAAGTACTACCCAATACCAACTAACATCCTTCATCTACAAATTTCTAAAGCCACACTTTCAATTTCTGATATTTCGAAAACCTGAAGAGTCAGTTGGTTTATTGTTGCCTTCATTGTCTCATTTGTCATGTTTGCAATATCTTGACCTGAGTTTCTGCAATCTTCTTAAAATCCCTAATGCAATCGGGTTGTTACATTGCTTAGAAACCCTTTATTTGGGGGGTAACAATTTTGTGACACTACCTTCTAGCATGAAAGAACTTTCCAAACTTAGAGAATTAAACTTGCAGCACTGTAAGTACCTGAAATATTTGCCCGAGCTCCCATCAAAAGCTGTTCTGCCAATAAGAAAAACATTTTTTGGTAGATATTCAGCTGGTTTATATATATTTGACTGCCCTGGTTTGATTGAGATGGAAAGCTGTTATGGAATTGCTTTTTCTTGGATGATACTACTCCTTCAG GTTCACCTGCAATCAGACATCCCAATAAGTCATATGAATATTGTTATTCCGAAAACTCAAATTCCAAGGTGGTTCAACAAACAAAATGTAGGTAGTTCAATAAGTATCGATCCATCATCCATTATGCATGACAAGAATTGGATAGGCGTTGCTTGCTGCTTAACATTTGTAGCACATGATAATCCGACTAATTTAAGTGATGAACTGTCACCTAATATTGCGTTTGGTTTTCAATGTAAACGGCGTGGGATCTATCCAATTATTCCCATACGTCTTGGAAAAGAGCTGGTCACAGTTGATTTAGATCACTTGTTGCTAATTTTTTTCAGTAGGGAGGAATTTATTGGTATGATAAGTGATATAACAGAGGGATTGGATGATATTAGTGGAATTGAATTGAAAGCTATAGTTGATCAGCCCCTTGGTATGCACTTGGAGGTAAAAAATTGTGGTTATCGTTGGATATTTAAGGAGGATCTGGAACAATTAAACCCGCAAATGATGTACAGCGGAAATTCGTCTGTTCAGCCATATTATTGA
- the LOC131602403 gene encoding disease resistance protein RUN1-like — protein sequence MALACNTLQSGSSSRMRWKYDVFVSFRGEDTRNNFTDHVFGALHKKGIITFRDDAKLKKGEHISFELLQAIEGSQILIVIFSRNYAASTWCLQELAKIADCIHVQGQSVLPIFFDVSPSEVRKQTGGYEKAFQEHEERFKANLEELQKWRRALTQVANLSGWDVRDKPQYAEIGKIIKEVTCLLGNKSLNLPRDIVGMHSRVEELENLLILDSDDDDVRVVGICGMGGIGKTTLATALYARISNQFDACCFIDDVSKIYGDHGPIGVQKQLLCQTLNEENLHICNLPMASNLIRTRLCRIKSLVVLDNVDEVEQLDKLDMKREWLGTGSRIIIISRNEHILREHGVDEVYRVPLLDRKYALQLFCRKAFKSDDIMSGYIYLTYDVLNYARGLPLAIKVLGSFLYGRDVSQWRSVLSRLRENPRTDIINVLRISFDGLEDTEKDIFLDIACFFHEKDETYVKRVLDFRGFHPEIGFRVLIDKSFITCEKQKICMHDLFRELGKSIVREKSPKEPRKWNRLWDYKDVHSVISENMATESLEAIMLQRCPEIDGEIQEMTTLRAEGLAQMRHLKLLMLWNLNFSGSLNFLSSELGYLCWGKYPFTCLPSSFQPDRLVELILPHSNIAQLWEGTKFLPSLTRIDLSHSKNLIKMPNFKEIPNLECLGLERCIKLVKIDPSIGTLKRLSRLDLKNCTNLVSIPINIFCLSSLIFLRLSGCPNLFNKKRLEIQKQIDQQEIIDNKESTTQYQPTSFIYKFLKSHFRYLIFGKPEDSVGLLLPSLSRLSCLQYLNLSFCNLFQIPNAIGLLHCLEILYLGGNNFVILPSNIKELSKLRRLNLQHCKQLKYLPELPSKNVLPIRRTTHLRTVVEFNIFDCPSIIDMECCYRMAFSWMIQFLQMHMQSDIPVEQITIVIPKTEIPMWLDKQNAGSSISIDPSPIMHDKNWIGVVCYLTFVAHNNPTTLSKEQPRIYFGFQSKQHGRGNYSIIPIRLEKDLVTVDLDHLLLIFFSREDFIGYYMSYLTEALHDISSIELRAIVRQPLGLHLEVKNCGYRWIYKEDLEQLNPQMMYNGN from the exons ATGGCATTGGCTTGCAATACCCTCCAAAGTGGCTCTTCATCTAGGATGAGATGGAAATATGATGTGTTTGTGAGCTTCAGAGGTGAAGACACTCGCAACAATTTCACCGATCATGTTTTTGGCGCTCTTCATAAAAAAGGTATTATTACCTTCAGGGATGATGCAAAGCTCAAGAAAGGGGAACATATATCATTTGAGCTTCTACAAGCCATTGAAGGATCCCAAATTTTGATTGTTATTTTCTCAAGAAATTATGCTGCTTCCACGTGGTGCTTGCAAGAACTCGCTAAAATTGCTGACTGCATTCATGTTCAAGGACAATCTGttttacctattttctttgatgTCAGCCCTTCTGAGGTACGAAAGCAAACCGGAGGTTACGAAAAAGCCTTTCAAGAGCATGAAGAAAGATTCAAAGCAAATTTAGAGGAACTGCAAAAATGGAGGAGAGCCCTAACACAAGTAGCCAATCTCTCTGGTTGGGATGTAAGGGATAA GCCACAATATGCAGAGATTGGAAAAATTATTAAAGAGGTAACATGCTTGTTGGGAAATAAATCTTTAAATTTACCTAGGGATATAGTTGGTATGCACTCAAGAGTGGAAGAATTAGAAAACCTTCTGATTTTGGACtcagatgatgatgatgttcgAGTTGTAGGGATTTGTGGAATGGGTGGAATAGGGAAGACAACTCTTGCTACTGCTTTGTATGCTAGAATCTCCAATCAATTTGATGCTTGTTGCTTTATTGATGATGTAAGTAAAATTTATGGAGATCACGGCCCAATTGGAGTACAAAAGCAACTTCTTTGTCAAACTCTAAATGAAGAAAATCTTCATATATGCAATCTTCCTATGGCATCTAATTTGATTCGAACTAGGCTATGTCGAATAAAATCCCTTGTTgttcttgataatgttgatgaagTTGAACAACTGGATAAATTGGACATGAAAAGAGAATGGCTAGGCACAGGGAGTAGAATAATCATAATTTCTAGAAATGAGCATATCTTGAGAGAGCATGGAGTAGATGAAGTATATAGAGTTCCACTTTTGGATCGTAAATATGCCCTTCAATTGTTTTGTAGGAAAGCTTTCAAAAGTGATGATATCATGAGCGGTTACATCTACTTGACATATGATGTGCTAAACTATGCTCGTGGCCTTCCACTAGCGATTAAAGTGTTGGGCTCGTTTCTGTATGGCCGAGATGTCTCTCAGTGGAGAAGTGTATTGTCAAGATTAAGAGAGAACCCAAGGACAGATATTATCAATGTACTCCGAATTAGTTTTGATGGACTAGAGGATACGGAAAAGGATATATTTCTAGATATTGCTTGTTTCTTTCATGAAAAAGATGAAACATACGTGAAGAGAGTTTTAGATTTTCGTGGATTTCATCCTGAAATTGGTTTCAGAGTTCTCATTGATAAATCGTTCATAACATGTGAGAAGCAGAAAATTTGTATGCATGATTTGTTCAGAGAATTGGGAAAGAGTATCGTTAGAGAAAAATCACCCAAAGAACCAAGAAAGTGGAACAGGTTGTGGGACTACAAGGATGTCCACAGTGTTATCTCCGAAAACATG GCAACAGAAAGCCTTGAAGCCATAATGTTGCAGCGTTGTCCAGAAATCGACGGAGAAATACAAGAGATGACAACATTGAGGGCTGAAGGTTTAGCACAAATGAGACACCTTAAATTGCTGATGCTATGGAATTTGAATTTCTCAGGAAGTCTCAATTTTCTTTCAAGTGAATTGGGGTATCTTTGTTGGGGTAAATACCCTTTCACTTGTTTGCCATCAAGTTTTCAGCCAGATAGACTTGTCGAACTGATCCTACCTCATAGCAACATCGCACAACTATGGGAGGGCACAAAG TTTCTACCTAGTTTGACACGTATTGATCTCTCTCACTCGAAAAATCTTATTAAGATGCCAAATTTTAAGGAGATTCCAAATCTTGAGTGCCTAGGTCTTGAAAGATGTATAAAACTAGTGAAGATTGATCCATCCATTGGTACCTTAAAAAGGCTTTCCAGATTAGACTTGAAAAATTGTACAAATCTGGTCAGTATTCCTATCAACATTTTTTGTCTGAGCTCTCTCATATTTCTAAGACTCTCAGGATgtccaaatttatttaataaaaaacggttaGAAATACAAAAACAAATAGACCAACAGGAGATAATTGATAATAAGGAAAGTACTACCCAATACCAACCAACATCTTTCATCTACAAATTTCTAAAGTCGCACTTTCGATATTTGATTTTTGGAAAACCTGAAGATTCAGTTGGTTTGTTGTTGCCTTCATTGTCTCGTTTGTCATGTTTGCAATATCTTAACCTGAGTTTCTGCAACCTTTTTCAAATCCCTAATGCAATTGGGTTGTTACATTGCTTGGAAATTCTATATTTGGGGGGAAACAATTTTGTGATACTGCCTTCTAACATCAAGGAACTTTCCAAACTTAGAAGACTAAACTTGCAGCACTGTAAGCAGCTGAAATATTTGCCTGAGCTCCCATCAAAGAATGTCTTGCCAATAAGAAGAACAACACATTTAAGAACTGTCGTTGAATTTAATATCTTTGACTGCCCGAGTATAATTGATATGGAGTGCTGTTATAGAATGGCCTTTTCTTGGATGATACAATTTCTTCAG ATGCACATGCAATCCGACATCCCAGTCGAACAGATTACAATTGTTATTCCAAAAACTGAAATTCCAATGTGGCTCGACAAACAAAATGCAGGCAGTTCAATAAGCATCGATCCATCACCCATTATGCATGACAAGAATTGGATAGGCGTTGTTTGCTACTTAACATTTGTAGCACATAATAATCCGACTACTTTAAGTAAAGAACAACCTCGTATTTACTTTGGTTTTCAAAGTAAACAGCATGGTCGTGGGAACTATTCAATTATTCCCATTCGTCTTGAAAAAGATCTGGTCACAGTTGATTTAGATCACTTGTTGCTAATTTTTTTCAGTAGGGAGGACTTTATTGGTTATTATATGAGCTATCTAACAGAGGCGTTGCATGATATTAGTAGTATTGAATTGAGAGCTATTGTTAGGCAGCCCCTTGGATTGCACTTGGAGGTCAAAAATTGTGGTTATCGTTGGATATATAAAGAAGATCTGGAACAATTAAACCCACAAATGATGTACAATGGAAATTAA